A region of Saccharomyces mikatae IFO 1815 strain IFO1815 genome assembly, chromosome: 12 DNA encodes the following proteins:
- the STE23 gene encoding metalloendopeptidase (similar to Saccharomyces cerevisiae STE23 (YLR389C); ancestral locus Anc_4.246), with protein MGLAFLASSSAFLTRPLLIQFVRFSPIGFHSIVRRFKPFTSISRYYTKKPYNMTSNFKTLVRDFLKPDLDERSYRYIELPNKLKALLIQDPKADKAAASLDVNIGAFEDPEKLPGLAHFCEHLLFMGSEKFPDENEYSSFLSKHGGSSNAYTASQNTNYFFEVNHQHLFDALDRFSGFFSCPLFNKDSTDKEINAVNSENKKNLQNDIWRIYQLDKSLTNTKHPYHKFSTGNIETLGTSPKENGLNIRDELLKFHKDFYSANLMKLCILGREDLDTLSDWVYDLFKNVSNNGREVPYYAEPIMQPEHLQKIIQVRPVKDLKKLEISFAVPDMEEHWESRPPRILSHLIGHEGSGSLLAHLKKLGWANELSAGGHTVSKGNAFFAVDIDLTDNGLIHYRDVIILIFQYIEMLKNSLPQKWIFNELQDISNATFKFKQVGRPSSTVSSLAKCLEKDYIPVDRILAMSLLTKYEPDLLTQYMDALVTENSRVTLISRTLETDSSEKWYGTAYKVLDYPSDLIRDMKSPGLNPALTLPRPNEFVSTNFKVDKIDGIKPLDEPILLLSDGGSRLWYKKDDRFWQPRGYIYLSFKLPHTHASIVNSMLSTLYIQLVNDALKDLQYDAACADLRISFSKTNQGLDITASGFNEKLIILLTRFLQGVTSFEPKKDRFEILKDKTIRHLKNLLYEVPYSQMSNYYNALINERSWSTVEKLQVFEKLTFEQLINFIPTIYEGVFFETLIHGNIKHEEAVEVDSLIKSLITNNINNLQVANNRLRSYLLPKGKSFRYETALKDSQNVNSCIQHVTQLDVYSEELSALSGLFAQLIHEPCFDTLRTKEQLGYVVFSSSLNNHGTANIRILIQSEHTTPYLEWRINNFYETFGQILRDMTKEDFEKHKEALCNSLLQKFKNMAEESARYTAAIYLGDYNFTHRQKKANLVAKITKQQMIDFYEKYIIGENTSKLIIHLKSQVENKELDENELDTAKYPTGLLIEDVGAFKSTLFVAPVRQPMKNFEISVPAKLELNKK; from the coding sequence ATGGGCTTAGCTTTTTTAgcctcttcttctgcatTTCTAACTAGACCTCTGCTAATTCAATTTGTACGCTTCTCACCAATCGGTTTCCATTCCATTGTAAGACGCTTTAAGCCATTCACAAGTATATCCCGCTACTATACAAAAAAGCCTTACAACATGACTTCAAACTTTAAGACGCTCGTTCGGGACTTTTTGAAACCGGATTTGGACGAAAGATCATATCGATACATTGAATTGCCAAATAAATTGAAGGCTCTGTTGATTCAGGACCCAAAAGCTGACAAGGCAGCTGCTTCTTTGGACGTTAATATCGGTGCCTTTGAAGACCCGGAAAAGCTTCCTGGTTTGGCCCATTTCTGCGAGCATCTTTTGTTCATGGGTTCTGAGAAATTTCCTGACGAAAACGAATACTCGAGTTTTTTAAGTAAGCATGGTGGTTCATCCAACGCCTACACTGCGTCACAAAACACAAACTATTTCTTCGAAGTTAATCATCAGCATCTGTTTGATGCTTTGGATAGGTTCTCAGGGTTTTTCTCTTGTCCGCTTTTCAATAAGGATTCTACtgataaagaaatcaaCGCTGTCAACAGcgaaaacaagaaaaacttACAGAACGATATTTGGAGGATTTACCAATTGGACAAGTCGTTGACTAATACAAAACATCCATACCATAAATTTTCCACAGGAAATATCGAAACTTTGGGTACATCACCCAAAGAAAACGGGCTAAACATTAGGGATGAATTGTTGAAGTTTCATAAAGATTTTTACTCTGCTAATTTAATGAAGTTATGTATCCTTGGTAGGGAAGACCTTGATACTCTATCTGATTGGGTGTATGATTTGTTCAAGAATGTTTCTAATAATGGCCGTGAAGTACCATATTACGCAGAGCCAATTATGCAGCCTGAAcatttgcaaaaaattattCAGGTTCGTCCTGTGaaggatttgaaaaaactagaaATTTCTTTCGCAGTACCTGATATGGAGGAACATTGGGAATCCAGGCCACCGAGGATATTAAGCCATTTGATCGGCCATGAGGGCTCTGGTTCTTTATTAGCTCATTTAAAAAAACTTGGCTGGGCTAATGAGTTATCTGCTGGTGGGCATACTGTATCAAAGGGTAatgctttttttgctgTGGATATAGACTTGACAGACAATGGATTGATACATTATCGTGATGTTATTATCCTGATTTTCCAGTACATTGAAATGTTGAAAAACTCTCTACCACAAAAATGGATATTCAATGAACTGCAAGATATTTCTAATGccactttcaaatttaagCAGGTGGGTAGGCCTTCATCGACAGTTTCCTCATTGGCAAAATGCTTGGAAAAGGACTATATTCCCGTTGATAGAATTTTAGCCATGAGTTTATTAACCAAGTATGAACCAGATTTGCTTACCCAATATATGGATGCTTTAGTCACTGAAAACTCTCGTGTCACTTTGATTTCAAGGACTTTAGAAACTGATTCTAGCGAAAAATGGTATGGCACCGCATATAAAGTGTTAGATTATCCCTCGGATTTGATAAGGGACATGAAATCTCCAGGTTTGAACCCGGCACTAACTTTACCCCGTCCCAATGAATTtgtttcaacaaatttcaaagttgATAAAATAGACGGCATAAAACCATTAGACGAACCcatattattgttatctGATGGAGGCAGCAGATTATGGTACAAGAAGGATGACCGATTCTGGCAACCAAGAGGCTACATTTACTTATCTTTTAAATTACCACATACGCATGCAAGCATCGTCAATAGTATGCTTTCCACACTATACATTCAATTAGTTAACGATGCTTTGAAAGATCTACAATATGATGCCGCTTGTGCTGATCTTCGTATATCGTTCAGTAAAACTAATCAGGGTCTTGATATTACTGCGTCTGGgtttaatgaaaaattgatcATTTTATTGACAAGGTTTTTGCAAGGGGTTACTTCTTTTGAACCTAAGAAGGACCGTTTTGAAATCCTGAAAGACAAGACCATTCgtcatttgaagaatctTTTATACGAAGTCCCATATTCACAGATGTCAAATTACTATAATGCTTTAATAAATGAGCGTTCTTGGTCAACCGTAGAGAAACTacaagtttttgaaaaattgacaTTTGAACAATTAATCAACTTCATACCAACTATTTATGAAggtgttttttttgagacTTTAATTCACGGAAATATCAAACATGAAGAAGCAGTGGAAGTGGATTCGTTAATTAAGTCATTGATTACCAATAACATCAATAATTTGCAAGTCGCCAACAATCGTCTGAGATCTTACTTACTTCCAAAAGGTAAAAGCTTTCGATACGAAACTGCTTTAAAAGATTCTCAGAATGTTAACTCATGTATTCAACATGTCACTCAATTAGATGTTTATTCTGAAGAGCTATCTGCCTTAAGTGGACTATTCGCGCAATTGATTCATGAGCCATGCTTCGATACCTTAAGAACAAAAGAGCAATTAGGCTATGTCGTTTTCAGTTCGAGTTTAAACAATCATGGCACAGCAAATATCAGGATCTTAATTCAATCAGAACATACTACACCATACCTAGAATGGAGGATAAATAACTTTTATGAAACTTTTGGCCAAATTTTGAGGGATAtgacaaaagaagattttgaaaaacataAAGAGGCGTTGTGTAATAGTCTATTGCAGAAGTTCAAAAATATGGCTGAGGAAAGCGCTAGATATACCGCGGCAATTTACTTGGGTGACTACAATTTTACACATCGTCAAAAGAAGGCTAACCTTGTTGCTAAAATTACAAAGCAACAAATGATAGATTTCtatgaaaaatacataataGGTGAGAACACGTCAAAATTGATCATTCATTTAAAATCGCAAGTGGAAAATAAGGAgcttgatgaaaatgaattaGACACCGCTAAGTATCCAACTGGCCTATTGATTGAAGATGTCGGGGCATTCAAGTCGACTCTGTTTGTGGCTCCCGTTCGTCAAccgatgaaaaatttcgaGATTTCTGTGCCTGCGAAATTAgaattaaataaaaaatga
- the ECM19 gene encoding Ecm19p (similar to Saccharomyces cerevisiae ECM19 (YLR390W); ancestral locus Anc_4.247) — protein MVTVGVACLVGVYTGTKFFEPIVIDRLRKDGNLRTDVPIPEYDEDGNLLKVTPPLPSTPPTSPQQ, from the coding sequence ATGGTTACTGTCGGGGTTGCGTGTCTAGTAGGAGTCTACACGGGAACGAAGTTCTTCGAGCCCATTGTTATCGATAGATTGCGTAAGGATGGAAACTTAAGAACGGATGTTCCCATCCCGGAATACGACGAGGACGGAAATTTACTGAAGGTTACTCCGCCCTTACCATCCACACCACCTACATCACCACAACAATGA
- the CCW14 gene encoding Ccw14p (similar to Saccharomyces cerevisiae CCW14 (YLR390W-A); ancestral locus Anc_4.251): MRATTLLSSVISLALLSKEVLATPPACLLACVAQVSKSSSTCNTLNQVSCYCEHENSAIKKCLDSICPNNDADAAYSAFKSSCSEQNASLDDSSSSASSSSKASSSSTKASSSASSTKASSSSVSSSTKASSSSASSSTKASSSSVSSSTKASSSSKASYTESSSSTKVSSSEHASSTKATTSETHSSSAASSSTVSQEASSSAQPTSTAIISTFSEGSGNVLEAGKSVFIAAVVAMLI, translated from the coding sequence ATGCGTGCCACTACATTGTTATCTTCGGTCATCTCTTTGGCTTTGTTGTCCAAGGAAGTTTTGGCAACCCCTCCAGCTTGTTTGTTGGCCTGTGTTGCCCAAGTCAGCAAATCGTCCTCCACATGTAACACTTTGAATCAGGTTTCCTGCTACTGTGAACATGAAAACTCCGCCATTAAGAAGTGCCTAGACTCCATCTGTCCAAACAATGACGCCGATGCTGCCTACTCCGCTTTCAAGAGTTCCTGTTCAGAACAAAATGCTTCATTAGATGACTCTAGCAGCAGTGCCTCTTCATCTAGTAAggcttcttcatcctctaCCAAGGCTTCTAGTAGTGCTTCTTCTACTAAGGCTTCTTCTAGCAGCGTTTCCTCTTCTACTAAGGCTTCTTCTAGTagtgcttcttcttctactaaGGCTTCTTCCAGCAGCGTTTCCTCTTCTACTAAGGCCTCTTCCTCCAGCAAGGCTTCCTACACtgaatcttcttcttccaccAAGGTTTCCTCCAGTGAACATGCCTCTTCCACCAAAGCTACCACTAGTGAAACTCACTCTTCCTCTgctgcttcttcttctactgTTTCTCAAGAAGCATCATCCTCTGCCCAACCAACTTCCACAGCCATCATTTCTACTTTCTCAGAAGGTTCTGGTAATGTCTTGGAGGCTGGCAAATCCGTTTTCATTGCCGCTGTTGTCGCTATGTTAATTTAA